The Rickettsia endosymbiont of Gonocerus acuteangulatus nucleotide sequence ATTTTGCTGGAAGCCTAGGAGGTAAAAATTATGCTCAAATAGATATCAGTAAGCAGTATAATTTCGTAGATAATTCTGATAATGATATTATTGGCGTTTTAGTCATAGGAGAGTCCGCAAGATTTGATCATTTTGGTATTAACGGTTATATGCGTGATACAACACCTCGATTGAAAAATATTGAAAATCTTACTTCCTTTAAAGCTAAATCCGCATCAAACTTAACTTATATTTCTATACCCTCATTACTTTCACGTTATCCTGCAAGTAAAATTGAAGATAATAAACTTGAAAATAGTTTTTTATCAGTTTTAACTAATTTAGGATTTAATACTACTTGGATCGGTACGCAAACTTTAATGAGAAATTTTGCAAATTTTGACTTAGGCACTATCTATAATGATGTTAATTTTACTATAGTACCAGGGGGCTCTGCTTTATTTTCTTTAAATGATCATGACGGGAAAATGCTTCCTTTTGTACAAGAAATAATTTCAAATTCAAGTAAACAATTTATAGTAGTTCACACATCCGGTAGCCACTGGAATTACACCGCAAGATATCCTAAAGAATTTGAGCAATTCACTCCTATTTGCAGTGATAAAATTAAGTCCGACGCCAGTAATTGTGAGCAGCTAGCACTTGTTAATAGCTACGATAATTCTATTTTATACACTGATTTTTTTTTATCTAATTTGATTGATTTACTAAAAGACAAAAATGCACTTCTATTATATGTATCTGATCATGGCGAATCATTAGGGGAAAATGGCTATTATGGTCACGGCGGACCGTTAATTGCAGAACAAACAACTGTACCCTTTCTAGTTTGGATGTCAGATGAGTTTAAGCTAAAGCACCCTGAATCAGTAGCATCAATTAAAAATTATGCCAATAATGAAATTAGCCATGATTATGTTTTTCATTCAATTCTTGACTGTCTAAATATAGATTCTGATGTTATTGACAAGGGTTTAAGTTTATGTAAATCTAGCTAACTTTTTAAAAATCAACTCCAAGTTCATCATTTAAAATACTCATTAGCTCTCGTCCGGCTCTATTTTTCCATTTTCCTTGCTCATAGAAAAAATGGTAAGGTCCGCTAATAGGAGATGATAACCAAATTTCCTTAGCTGCACTTTGTTTATTTATTACATATGTGCCGTCAGCGGTATCAATATTTAATATATCACTTTGTAGATCTATATCTATATCTTGATTTTGTTCTTCAATCCTGTCTGCTATATGTGCAATTACTGTCTCAGCTATTTTACTAAATTCACTATTATTCATAATTTTCTTTTGGTTTTTCAGGGTCAATTATAGGGGTTTTTACTGAACTCTTCCTATACATCTCAACAAATCTATTATGATCATTAAGGTTATTAGAAAAATTATGCCCACCTTTTCCATCAACTACAAAAAATAATGCATCTGTTTTAGCAGGTTTTACAACTGCTTCTAGAGATTTTAATGATGGGCAAGAAATTGGTCCTGGCGGCAAGCCTTTAATATAATAAGTATTATATGGTAATTCTTGCAATAAATCTTTTTTAGTTAAAGCTCTTGCTA carries:
- a CDS encoding phosphoethanolamine transferase, coding for MLKNIPKHLDIKLIKLSAILAFIYCLLFNSAILIYKFDYYKATIFRGILELSKDFCYIYIFSFIAFFGLSVHRLALKIGSCFLFITSAIASYYIYFFKITPTKQVIGSFFSTDLNEVYELTSIKLIIWMIFSLFACLYTLKSFATSDTKSFVTKLLSAACLLIFLYNIITPSFKILKNYFPVQYLHNTYPNFAGSLGGKNYAQIDISKQYNFVDNSDNDIIGVLVIGESARFDHFGINGYMRDTTPRLKNIENLTSFKAKSASNLTYISIPSLLSRYPASKIEDNKLENSFLSVLTNLGFNTTWIGTQTLMRNFANFDLGTIYNDVNFTIVPGGSALFSLNDHDGKMLPFVQEIISNSSKQFIVVHTSGSHWNYTARYPKEFEQFTPICSDKIKSDASNCEQLALVNSYDNSILYTDFFLSNLIDLLKDKNALLLYVSDHGESLGENGYYGHGGPLIAEQTTVPFLVWMSDEFKLKHPESVASIKNYANNEISHDYVFHSILDCLNIDSDVIDKGLSLCKSS
- the cyaY gene encoding iron donor protein CyaY; protein product: MNNSEFSKIAETVIAHIADRIEEQNQDIDIDLQSDILNIDTADGTYVINKQSAAKEIWLSSPISGPYHFFYEQGKWKNRAGRELMSILNDELGVDF